The Tripterygium wilfordii isolate XIE 37 chromosome 21, ASM1340144v1, whole genome shotgun sequence genome segment CATGGAGATTTCATTCCATTTCGAGAGCTCTGTTATCCCCTTCGTTGGCAAGATTGCACCGTCTGACACGTACAAGATCTGGAAACGCGATGGTAATCTTCGTGCGGACACTTCACTAGCGGGCTTTGACGGTTTGAAAATCCAGCGGGCCGACCAGAGCTTCCTTTTCCTCGGAGACGGTGACCTGAGCCATAACGTTCCCGCTGGCTCTCTACTTGTTCTCAATCACGACAATCGCACGATTTTTGACGCGTTCGAAAACGCCGGAGCTCCAATGAGCGAGTCGGACATCGCCGGATTTTGTTCTCAGACGAGCGTGTATCGGCCAGGTATGGATGTTACAAAGGCAGAGCTGGTATCTAGAACTAACTGGAGGAGGCAAGAGAAGACGGAAAGTGTCGGCGAATGGAAAGCTAAGGTCTATGAAATCCACAATGTGGTTTTCAGTTTTAGGTCACGTAAAGTAACAAACAGGGAAAACGACGTCGCAGGGAGCGAGCAAGTGCTTCCTTTGGAGCTTGACGAAGATGATGATGGATTTCTGGTCGCAGAGAATCTGAATTTCGAAGCTCCTGATAAGAGGAGGCACAGTAGCTTTGTGAGGGAGGACAGGGAGTGGATTTCAGTAGGGAGGAAGAGTGTCGATATAATCCCCTGTTCTGCAGCTCCAGTTCCGCCGCGAAGAGCTGCGGTGGCTGTGGCACCGGCGCCGCATTGCAAGGAGAAGGAATACATAAGAAGTTTGCGGCCGTCCGTTTGGTTAACGGAGCAGTTTCCGTTAAAGACAGAGGAGTTGCTGCCGTTACTTGATATTTTGGCGAACAAAGTGAAGGCAGTGCGGAGGATGCGAGAGCTGCTCACCACCAAGTTTCCTCCGGGCACATTTCCGATTAAGGTAAGGGTAATTtcgcaaaattttcaaaattgtgGGGTTTCTTgaccttttcttttcccttttgggTCTTTTGATGCTGAAGCAAACAAAGTTGCTTATGATGTGGATTGATTTGATTGGTCCTCTCTAATCCTGTGGTGATGGCTTGTGGGACCGGATGATCCAaggttttccttttgtttccaaacaaGGATTAATATGAGGGTCCCATTAATTTCCCTTGGTCCCACTTAACTGTGGAAGGGACAAGCTTGATGGCCAATCAACGGTTCAGCTTTGCTTTTTGTGAATTTCATATGACGGAGGGAGGGACCCTCGCTTGATgcaattgattttgatttttccaAAAAGTTCGATTAACGGTTGTGATTGacttttgaggttttttttggTGGGGCAGGTGGCTATACCGGTGGTTCCTACAGTGAGAGTGGTGGTTACATTCACAAAGTTTGTAGAACTACAACCAATTGAACAATTCTACACTCCCCTCTCAAGCCCCATCAAACAGAGCTACTCAGAAGATGATCAACACAAATCAGACACCCATTACTTATCATTCAATTCATCATCGTCATCctcgtcgtcttcttcttcttcttcatcggcTTGGCTATGGCGAAACAACAGCCAGTCTGGGTCTGGGAGCAAACAGCAGCAGTTGGATCCTTTTGTTATACCAAGTGGATATAAGTGGACAAGCATTGACGacaaatcaaacaaactgaagaaATCCAAGTCTACCAGGAAATCCAAGTGAACCGAAATTCATAAAATGAGGATATAAAAAggagaaagtgaaaaacttatggtAGGAATGTAGAACAGTAGAAGGAATGTTCATGAATGAAGCTGCAAGTGTTTTACATCTGAGTTTGGAAATACTGTGTAGATATTGTCCATTTCTCAATCAATTTGGTCAATTAAAGAAATTCTGTTTGTGGGGATTTGATAACATTTGCTCTGCTACTGATCGACATCAATTTTTGCTCATATTTTTTTCTCAAGTTCCTTCTTTTGTTTCCATGGTCTGAATATGAAATTTTAGGTTGCAATCCAACATCTGATTGCCATTCCAATGACAAgaacaagtatttttttttctccttgaatcttcttctgttttttatGTTACTAGCTTTACTGGTACCAATTCCAACTGGACTTCATATTCTGCCACAATCATTGGAAGATGGGTCAATTTCCTTTTGCAAAATAAAGGGCAGTATCAGGTAATGAAAGTGAaaccttgtaaaacacaatAGTTTACTTAGCAGGGAAGGAACAAATGAGTTCGCAAGTTCCTTTTTAAAAAGTGTAAAAATGGGGTGAATGACAGCCCCATCCCACATGATTGgacctttttatttatttggctTAAATCTCTTCCATCTCTTGATCATTTGTTCCCCTCTCACTCGGTCATCAATTCTCCATTTAAGCCCTGCCTAGTCATCTCGCAAGGTAATCTTCCTCTGTAACACACACATAAGGATTAAAATTTCCCATGCATTTGTTGTTCAAGTCTGATAGGTTACTTGAAAAGCCTTAATCTTTATCTGCTTCTGATGAAGTAGTATCAAATGAAGTCTTGGCAAGTTTTCGATCTCttattgttttaattatgaAATCATTGTTCATCAGTTCATATCTATGATGTTTTTCACTTATGTGGGCTATCAGGGTTATTAAGTTTATGAATATGTTCCTCAAAAAGATTACAGACCATGGCTGCTGAGGCACCTAGCTGGGCTGATCAATGGGGTGCTGGAGGCATTGGAGCCATGGAAGATGACAACACTACTACCAAGCAAGACGGACACAGCAAGAAGACGGATTCTAAAAAGGGATTTGGAAAAGCCAAAGCAGCAGCATCAGTAGGAGCACAGAAGATCATCTGCGGGGCGTCCAGTGTCTTCAAATGGGTCAAGAATCTATGCCAGAAAAAAGGTTCTTCCAAATGAATATATAGATGAATTAGATCCTTTTCTTATGTATTATGCTGAATCAAGATCTTCAGATAGTCTTTATCTGTTGTTTGCTGCAAAAGTACCTTTTAGATTGAAGCTTAAACAGAACAAGCACCTTACATTCATGCACATCATCCATCATCTACAATCTTCATCTACTTCTTTCATAGAATAAAATTTTAGCTAAAATGTCATCACATCACAAACAAACCAAGTGAATTGGCATAATCATCCATAATGTGATTTTCATTCGACGATCGTTTTCACTGTCCGGATGGATCAGTTTTCATTTTGCACCATAATGTAAAGGATACCATCTTCGTCCTCGTTTTTTCACCATAAATTGCAGACATCAATGCAGCTGTAACAACAGAAGAAAATcagaaaaacaacaagaaataaatatatattgcgTCCACAAAGACAAAGATAGCCTTTCAGCACTGAGCTTGATCCGTTTCCGGTCAACTTAAACAAACTGGCCAACAGTTAAATCAGCAGGGACAATATATATTGCGTCCACGAGAGTCGCCGCAGTTTTCACTATGTAAAGAAGAGATACAATGATGTTTCAAGTAATTTAGAATAAATAGTTCTTAGAGCAACAAGGACATGCTATAATATCGAAACTGCGCCTCTACAGTCTCAAGGAAACCAAAAATTTCGTACAATCCAGGCTTGCCCAGATATGATAAGAGCAGTATATAAGACCGTGTATTCCTTAATTTAGTAACACATATTTTAAACTCGTGAGTCTTGAAAGGTCCTATAAGTCCTCTGATGGGATGagtttagacttttaaaaacagaCGATGTCttacaatgataatcaagattGGATAAGAGAGTCTATTGGTGTTTTATAACACTAGTATCAATGTGAATCTTTGTTTCACTTAGTGGCCTCAACCCTTTCCAAATTACTTTTTTCGGTCTTTCCAAATTTTCTATTTAAATATTCAACAGTATTCTTGGTTTCACTTCGTGGATTTGACCCTATCAAAttgcttttttcatttttccaaaATTTCTAAATTAAATATACAACAGGACCATAGATGATTCCCCTCTAAtgcatatttcaaaaaaaataaaatattagttaCAATTTTGGGGGAATCTGCAGTAAAATCAATAATTGATGAGTACAAAAAATAGTAGTCGCCTTACCTGTGTGGGTTCCATCTCCACTAATACCTTACAAGCCCTGTGCTTTGATTGCCATAGGTGGGCTGGGCAGCTCCTGTTCTGTTGAAGAAACTAGTAGTTTTGAATTCTTGTGACTTAGGAATTGATTCAAGGCAGAGAGGGTCGCATTCATTTTAGTTTTCAAACAGTTTTTCCTCTTCCAGGAGGGTTGGGGAACACTGGGAAGAGCATTTAATGCAAAATGTTTACATAgaataaaaattatacaaaaatataACAACTTTACAAATGACTGTAGtttattattttatgattttttaagttttttggtaaatttttttattattaaatttaattttaagttgtttaattttataattacaagatatttttatacaaataaaattgaaattaatatttattttttattatattatatataatattatcttgtataaaaaaagatgaaaagcaaaagaaaagaaaaaacaacacaCTCTCTAAAATAAGTTCAACTTGAGAAGCTTGTATTAAGCTAACGGTATCACAATTTAATGGCATGTTTGGCGGAGCGATGCGGAAAACGGATCCGCTAGCGGTGCTGCTCCAATAAACGGTAGAAATATGCCAATTATTCCGCTGGCTCAAAAGAAATTCAGTGTAGTAGGAGCTTCTTTtgagttttagtttttttttaaacacaTGGGTCCACTAATCGATTCCAAGatttgtcaattttttattttttaaaacacaaaaacacgGGTCCCACTTCTGTAATATTGTAATATGATATTAATAGGGCATTTACGCAACGAATTTGGTTTATaatttcttcatcttttttttccaattctCTCACTAGttaatattttgttattaatataaaataacaataacataataaaaatatctataaaaaacataaattaattaaaaaacataaaaatatagTATTATTAACTATTTATGTtagtcattttaattttaattcaaaattttaaaatatttataattttttataatttatacttaaaattaattataataataaatcatatttattagattaaatttaataacaaaattcattATAAAAATCGTAAAATCTGATATTATAAAGTTTaagataatactttaattcaacagtaTTTCGGCTAACGTCAGCTTTTAGTTCGCCAAACACTTATCACACAACATATTACACAGTTTTAAGCTAAACTTTTTTCTCACATGTTTTCcgttaacattgaaaatcaatatttccgctctaccaaatgAACCCTTATAATCTAACGATACCACATGCTATTG includes the following:
- the LOC119988094 gene encoding ankyrin repeat domain-containing protein 13C-like produces the protein MAKTSASVTTSFPSIKPGDYVHSPVHYAVALGDHTTLSRLVSTVPKLADPGQVKTESESLSQERVADQISAVFDRRDVLNRETPLHLAVRLNDSFAVNTLATAGADSSLQNSSGWNPLQEALCRRNSEIALILLQLHHRSAWAKWRRRLPRVIAVLRRMRDFYMEISFHFESSVIPFVGKIAPSDTYKIWKRDGNLRADTSLAGFDGLKIQRADQSFLFLGDGDLSHNVPAGSLLVLNHDNRTIFDAFENAGAPMSESDIAGFCSQTSVYRPGMDVTKAELVSRTNWRRQEKTESVGEWKAKVYEIHNVVFSFRSRKVTNRENDVAGSEQVLPLELDEDDDGFLVAENLNFEAPDKRRHSSFVREDREWISVGRKSVDIIPCSAAPVPPRRAAVAVAPAPHCKEKEYIRSLRPSVWLTEQFPLKTEELLPLLDILANKVKAVRRMRELLTTKFPPGTFPIKVAIPVVPTVRVVVTFTKFVELQPIEQFYTPLSSPIKQSYSEDDQHKSDTHYLSFNSSSSSSSSSSSSSSAWLWRNNSQSGSGSKQQQLDPFVIPSGYKWTSIDDKSNKLKKSKSTRKSK